From a region of the Arachis ipaensis cultivar K30076 chromosome B09, Araip1.1, whole genome shotgun sequence genome:
- the LOC107615199 gene encoding uncharacterized protein LOC107615199 produces the protein MAASNFYDQGRHFYMEINPDLDMGEIPSIFFRRFKDGLPNFMTFHDFAENEVDVVIEKCHHTAIIVAGYNSLVTLYGLKESGWLKVCYVGREKFLIIEVKDHNIVAKCLYFPPLKLSINIKPTIAIDETISLSKHTSVASPVNQETVSSKLGESPQILHNEANLQSNSDFVLHGGHFITHSVFNVSNPVEPTAYSGMEAPYNNTTILSFDDAIAQPPHDPIKQVLSMTIFPAPPQISKPLNQYLPSTLPSSNPNMSNISVGDLNCAAPISPFLPPDSIPGEELYSIVRVIPEYQSKHYSLLILSAFAAQAFPLRLDFIHVRQLHKPPILMKLHWRSPRSSEAFVTRGWCKFSVANGLRCDRVLHLSVPVQDETTMFVTILRI, from the exons ATGGCTGCATCTAACTTCTACGACCAAGGGCGTCATTTCTACATGGAAATCAACCCTGACTTA GACATGGGTGAGATCCCTTCCATTTTTTTCAGGAGATTCAAGGATGGGCTTCCAAACTTTATGACTTTCCACGACTTTGCTGAAAATGAGGTTGATGTTGTTATTGAGAAGTGTCACCACACGGCTATTATTGTTGCTGGTTACAATAGCTTAGTCACACTCTATGGCCTCAAAGAAAGTGGTTGGCTCAAAGTGTGCTACGTTGGTAGGGAGAAATTTCTCATTATCGAAGTGAAAGACCACAATATAGTGGCCAAATGTCTCTACTTTCCACCACTCAAGCTAAGTATCAACATCAAACCTACCATTGCTATTGATGAAACTATATCACTTTCCAAACATACCTCAGTGGCAAGCCCCGTCAACCAGGAGACGGTTTCATCCAAGCTAGGAGAATCGCCCCAAATTTTGCATAATGAAGCCAACTTGCAATCTAATTCAGATTTTGTACTCCACGGTGGTCATTTTATAACTCACTCTGTTTTCAATGTCTCAAACCCCGTTGAACCCACTGCTTACTCTGGGATGGAGGCTCCATACAATAACACAACGATTTTGTCTTTTGATGATGCTATAGCTCAACCACCTCACGATCCAATCAAACAAGTGCTTTCAATGACGATCTTCCCTGCTCCTCCCCAGATAAGTAAGCCCCTCAACCAATATCTTCCATCTACATTACCATCCTCTAACCCTAACATGTCAAATATCAGTGTTGGTGATCTTAACTGTGCTGCACCCATCTCACCCTTCTTGCCTCCGGATTCTATCCCTGGCGAAGAGCTCTATAGCATAGTGAGGGTTATACCTGAATACCAATCCAAACACTACTCATTG CTTATTCTTTCGGCTTTTGCGGCCCAAGCATTTCCTTTGAGGCTTGACTTTATTCATGTTCGTCAACTGCATAAGCCACCTATTCTCATGAAGCTTCATTGGAGGAGTCCTAGATCATCTGAGGCATTTGTTACTAGGGGATGGTGTAAATTTTCCGTTGCCAATGGTCTTAGGTGCGACAGAGTTCTGCATCTCAGCGTCCCTGTGCAAGATGAGACCACCATGTTCGTTACTATTCTACGTATCTAG